A genomic segment from Legionella quinlivanii encodes:
- a CDS encoding MHYT domain-containing protein — MIRDLNWFQEGPLPADTIYGSYDPKLVVLSYIIAVLASYVALDFAGRLRAEKNSRDKIYWLLGGAFAMGAGIWSMHFIGMLSFIMPMAMGYDVFWTVFSLLLAIAVSFFALFILRSDNHSVSNLIAGGIVIGLGIASMHYAGMEGMRVHVQIHYIITTFFLSILIAILASEAALWLALESNRGSSRKQFYTKMLSALVMGIAICGMHYTGMAAAVFTPLAAHGPHIETVNQDLLAFFVAGITGLIISLALMVSTYYKQMLKVVQNEREFVDAILNNLDDGIIACNTSGIITVYNKALKKNYQHSSQVAGLKLSDYLHFESLDNQRINDNQSPLIRALRGEKIHGMELLIQFNNGERRNVIVDGQAIKSTDDSTMGAVIAIHDITDLKETEKMKREFVSVVSHELRTPLTSIRGALGLLLGGAVGSFSEKAQRLLDIANKNCERLLLLINDILDMEKIQAGKMDFKITKINLSNLIMDSIQAIKMYGEKYNVSVRFEKSLPDIVVQVDPDRLMQVIANLLSNAIKFSPSGSEVTISMKLQGNQVRVIITDCGSGIPPEFQPRIFQQFSQADSSSTRGKGGTGLGLSISKAIIDKMGGHINFTSQPGVGSQFYFDLNTSAETQEQTTPQIINPNRDRFLICEDDPDQSKFLGLLMESAGFAVDIVDSVAEAKKCLNTTKYKAILLDLILPDQDGISFIRELRNSEKTRELPVIVLSVIAETGHSIINGDAILVIDWLDKPINFDKLLLSIGKIKEKNKDRVPLILHVEDDIDMQKVVRTVLETEANLTSVSTLHEAKEVLEKQQFDLIILDLLLPDGSGTQLLPVLAEKKFPVIVYSNTELDQEYSKYVVDALVKAKTTNDDLLNKIRHLFNEQEGGHYA, encoded by the coding sequence ATGATAAGGGATTTAAATTGGTTCCAGGAAGGCCCTTTACCTGCGGATACTATTTATGGCAGCTATGATCCTAAACTAGTTGTACTTTCTTATATTATTGCGGTTCTGGCTTCATATGTCGCCCTCGATTTCGCAGGGAGATTAAGAGCAGAAAAAAATTCACGGGATAAAATATACTGGCTTCTGGGCGGCGCTTTTGCAATGGGAGCTGGTATATGGTCCATGCATTTCATCGGTATGCTTTCTTTTATTATGCCGATGGCTATGGGATATGATGTCTTCTGGACTGTTTTCTCTCTTCTCCTGGCCATCGCTGTCTCCTTCTTCGCCTTGTTTATATTAAGATCAGATAATCATTCTGTTTCAAATCTAATCGCCGGTGGGATTGTAATAGGTCTGGGGATTGCAAGCATGCATTATGCGGGCATGGAAGGCATGCGGGTACATGTCCAGATCCACTATATAATCACCACGTTTTTCCTCTCCATTTTGATTGCTATTTTGGCCTCAGAAGCAGCACTATGGCTGGCCCTGGAAAGCAATCGAGGATCATCGAGAAAGCAGTTTTATACTAAAATGCTCAGTGCGTTAGTGATGGGAATCGCTATTTGCGGCATGCATTATACAGGCATGGCGGCGGCCGTGTTTACGCCATTGGCAGCACATGGTCCGCATATCGAAACGGTTAATCAGGATTTACTTGCTTTTTTTGTAGCAGGCATTACCGGTCTTATCATAAGTCTTGCCTTGATGGTTTCTACTTATTACAAGCAGATGCTTAAAGTTGTACAGAATGAGCGGGAGTTTGTTGACGCTATTTTGAATAATCTTGATGACGGAATCATTGCCTGTAATACGAGCGGAATAATTACTGTTTACAATAAAGCACTGAAAAAAAACTATCAGCACAGCTCACAAGTTGCCGGCTTAAAACTGTCTGATTATTTACATTTTGAATCATTAGATAATCAAAGAATCAATGACAATCAGTCGCCCTTGATTCGTGCTCTGCGCGGAGAAAAGATTCATGGTATGGAGTTATTAATCCAGTTTAATAATGGTGAGCGTCGAAATGTTATTGTAGATGGTCAGGCGATAAAGAGCACCGACGATTCCACAATGGGCGCAGTGATTGCCATCCATGATATTACTGATTTAAAAGAAACAGAAAAGATGAAAAGAGAATTTGTTTCAGTGGTCAGTCATGAATTGCGAACCCCTCTCACATCTATCCGGGGCGCCCTCGGTCTGCTTTTAGGAGGAGCTGTGGGCAGTTTTTCGGAAAAAGCGCAACGTCTGCTCGATATCGCCAATAAGAACTGTGAGCGTTTGTTATTATTAATCAATGATATTCTGGATATGGAAAAAATCCAGGCCGGCAAAATGGATTTTAAAATAACAAAAATAAATCTATCCAATCTAATCATGGATTCAATTCAAGCGATAAAAATGTACGGTGAAAAATACAATGTGTCAGTTCGCTTTGAAAAATCACTTCCAGATATTGTCGTACAGGTCGACCCGGATCGTTTGATGCAGGTTATTGCCAATTTATTATCCAACGCCATTAAGTTTTCACCATCAGGAAGTGAGGTAACCATTTCCATGAAACTGCAGGGAAATCAAGTGCGGGTGATTATTACGGATTGCGGCTCAGGGATTCCACCGGAATTTCAACCGCGTATTTTCCAGCAATTCAGTCAGGCCGATTCCTCCTCAACCCGAGGGAAAGGTGGAACCGGATTAGGGCTAAGTATAAGTAAAGCAATTATTGACAAAATGGGTGGACACATTAATTTCACAAGTCAGCCGGGGGTAGGCAGCCAATTTTATTTTGATTTGAATACCAGTGCTGAAACACAGGAACAAACGACTCCGCAGATTATTAATCCAAATCGGGATAGATTTTTAATATGTGAAGACGATCCGGATCAGTCCAAATTTCTGGGATTATTAATGGAAAGTGCCGGATTTGCTGTGGATATTGTGGATTCGGTTGCTGAAGCAAAAAAATGTTTGAACACCACAAAATACAAAGCCATTCTACTGGATCTCATTTTACCTGATCAGGATGGCATCAGCTTTATCAGAGAATTACGAAACTCTGAAAAAACAAGAGAACTGCCAGTAATTGTACTTTCGGTTATCGCTGAAACAGGACATTCAATAATTAACGGTGATGCCATATTAGTCATTGACTGGTTAGACAAACCTATCAATTTTGACAAGCTATTATTATCTATCGGGAAAATTAAAGAAAAAAATAAAGACAGAGTCCCGCTTATTTTACATGTCGAGGATGATATCGACATGCAGAAGGTAGTTCGCACTGTGTTAGAAACAGAAGCAAACTTAACCTCTGTCTCCACATTGCATGAAGCGAAAGAAGTCTTGGAAAAGCAGCAGTTTGATTTGATTATTCTTGATTTGCTTTTACCGGATGGCAGTGGTACTCAGCTTCTGCCTGTATTGGCTGAGAAGAAATTCCCGGTGATTGTTTATTCAAATACCGAACTGGATCAAGAGTATTCCAAGTATGTTGTCGATGCTTTGGTTAAAGCAAAAACGACTAATGATGATCTTTTAAACAAGATCAGGCATTTGTTTAATGAACAGGAGGGAGGCCATTATGCCTAA
- the rpoS gene encoding RNA polymerase sigma factor RpoS, protein MQAEDESIKEPEIAETEWEDPVEEDSLLLEEETLASEDSEPDFTDEEIFPTYQRGRQTSKAMDATQLYLSEIGFSPLLSAEEEVHYARLALKGDVAARKKMIESNLRLVVKISRRYLNRGLPLLDLIEEGNLGLMKSVEKFDPDRGFRFSTYATWWIRQTIERAIMNQTRTIRLPIHVVKELNVYLRAARQLTQKLDHEPSAEEIAEMVDKPLEDVEKLLGLNDKVASVDTPIGYDDNKSLLDTIADENSVNPAELLTDENLRAHIESLLDKLTDNQQQVIARRFGLRGFEKATLEDVGKEIDLTRERVRQIQVEALKTLRGLLEKVGLTQEDLF, encoded by the coding sequence ATGCAAGCCGAAGATGAATCAATAAAAGAACCAGAGATCGCAGAGACTGAATGGGAAGATCCTGTCGAGGAAGATTCATTGCTTTTGGAAGAGGAAACATTGGCCAGTGAGGATAGCGAGCCTGATTTTACTGATGAAGAAATTTTCCCTACCTACCAGCGAGGCAGACAAACCTCCAAGGCAATGGATGCTACTCAACTCTATTTAAGTGAAATAGGTTTCTCGCCATTACTTTCCGCCGAGGAAGAGGTTCATTATGCTCGTCTGGCGTTGAAGGGGGATGTTGCAGCGCGTAAAAAAATGATCGAATCCAATCTTCGTCTGGTGGTTAAAATTTCCAGACGATATCTTAATCGGGGACTGCCATTACTGGATTTGATTGAAGAGGGGAATCTGGGGTTAATGAAGTCGGTTGAAAAATTTGATCCGGACAGAGGATTTCGATTTTCAACCTATGCGACGTGGTGGATTAGACAAACGATCGAACGAGCTATAATGAACCAGACTCGAACGATTCGCTTGCCCATTCATGTGGTTAAAGAACTAAACGTTTACTTACGCGCAGCCAGACAACTGACGCAAAAACTCGATCATGAGCCGTCTGCGGAAGAAATTGCCGAGATGGTGGATAAACCTCTTGAAGATGTTGAAAAATTATTGGGGTTAAATGACAAGGTTGCCTCAGTGGATACGCCTATCGGCTATGACGATAACAAATCCTTGCTTGATACGATTGCTGATGAGAATAGTGTGAATCCGGCTGAATTGCTCACTGATGAAAATCTGCGAGCCCACATTGAATCGTTACTGGATAAGCTAACAGATAATCAGCAGCAGGTCATTGCACGGCGTTTTGGTCTGCGCGGCTTTGAAAAAGCCACGCTGGAAGATGTGGGTAAGGAGATCGACTTGACTCGTGAACGGGTTCGCCAAATCCAGGTGGAGGCATTGAAAACCTTGAGAGGCTTGTTGGAAAAAGTAGGGTTAACTCAAGAGGATCTTTTTTAA
- a CDS encoding peptidoglycan DD-metalloendopeptidase family protein yields the protein MPALFLLLLISFLSGCAVNPRPVPVEDIRSRWNLSHKTVHVVQPGDTLYAIAFRYDRDVRQLAAYNHLRIPYSVHVGQTIRLSPGAQIKTARQVKTVTPHYEKPFKTAKTPQYIQKKPISAVVPQPAPTQYIGGQWKWPAPGRVVTTFNPSQGKKGIDIAGSKGAAVYAAADGVVAYSGNGLSGYGNLIIIKHNGQFLTAYANNLKNKVEEGQKVKAGQIIAEMGIIDRQFWGVHFEIRKSGQPVNPMLYLQKR from the coding sequence ATGCCTGCTTTATTTCTCCTGCTTTTAATTTCCTTTTTATCCGGTTGTGCGGTAAACCCGCGGCCGGTACCTGTTGAAGACATCCGCTCGCGATGGAATCTTAGTCACAAGACAGTCCATGTCGTTCAGCCGGGTGATACTTTATATGCAATTGCTTTCCGTTACGACAGGGATGTGCGTCAGCTGGCAGCTTATAATCATTTACGTATTCCATATTCTGTTCACGTAGGCCAAACCATCCGTTTAAGCCCTGGCGCACAAATCAAGACGGCCCGACAGGTCAAAACTGTCACACCACACTATGAAAAACCCTTTAAAACGGCAAAAACGCCACAATATATCCAAAAGAAACCAATTTCTGCCGTTGTTCCTCAACCTGCTCCCACCCAGTACATCGGCGGCCAATGGAAATGGCCTGCGCCAGGTCGTGTGGTTACAACATTTAATCCTTCGCAAGGAAAAAAAGGCATAGATATTGCTGGTAGTAAAGGGGCAGCAGTGTATGCTGCGGCAGATGGAGTCGTTGCTTATTCCGGGAATGGCCTCTCTGGTTATGGTAATTTAATTATCATAAAGCACAATGGTCAGTTTTTAACTGCCTATGCCAATAATTTGAAGAATAAAGTAGAAGAGGGTCAAAAAGTTAAAGCGGGACAGATTATTGCCGAAATGGGAATTATAGACAGGCAGTTTTGGGGCGTTCATTTTGAAATTAGAAAATCAGGTCAACCTGTGAATCCAATGCTGTATTTGCAAAAAAGATAA